In a single window of the Populus alba chromosome 16, ASM523922v2, whole genome shotgun sequence genome:
- the LOC118037553 gene encoding mitochondrial uncoupling protein 1, with protein MVADSKGKSDISLARTFASSTFAACFAEICTIPLDTAKVRLQLQKSAVAGDGVALPKYRGMLGTVATIAREEGLAALWKGIVPGLHRQRVFGGLRIGLYEPVKNLYVGSDFVGDVPLTKKILAALTTGAVGIAVANPTDLVKVRLQAEGKLPAGVPRRYSGALNAYSTILRQEGVGALWTGIGPNIARNAIINAAELASYDQVKETILKIPGFTDNVVTHLFAGLGAGFFAVCIGSPVDVVKSRMMGDSTYKNTLDCFIKTLKNDGPLAFYKGFIPNFGRLGSWNVIMFLTLEQAKKFVRSLESSRA; from the exons ATATGCACAATTCCATTGGACACTGCAAAAGTTAGGCTGCAGTTACAAAAGTCGGCTGTTGCAGGAGATGGAGTGGCCTTGCCAAAATACAGGGGCATGTTGGGCACGGTTGCTACCATTGCAAGGGAAGAAGGTTTGGCAGCGCTCTGGAAAGGAATTGTACCTGGATTGCATCGGCAACGCGTGTTTGGAGGGTTACGGATTGGGTTATATGAACCT GTGAAGAACTTGTATGTGGGCAGTGACTTTGTTGGAGATGTTCCTTTGACCAAGAAGATTCTTGCTGCACTTACTACCG GTGCCGTTGGAATCGCTGTGGCAAATCCAACTGATCTTGTGAAAGTTAGACTTCAGGCTGAAGGGAAACTACCAGCCGGTGTACCAAGGCGCTATTCTGGAGCTTTGAATGCATACTCCACGATTCTGAGACAG GAAGGAGTTGGGGCACTCTGGACTGGGATTGGACCCAATATAGCAAGAAATGCTATTATAAATGCTGCTGAACTGGCCAGCTATGATCAAGTGAAGGAG acaattttgaaaattcctGGATTCACAGACAACGTTGTCACTCATCTTTTTGCTGGTCTGGGGGCGGGTTTTTTTGCTGTTTGTATCGGTTCCCCAGTTGATGTG GTCAAGTCAAGAATGATGGGGGATTCTACTTACAAAAACACACTTGACTgtttcatcaagaccttgaagAATGAT GGCCCACTTGCTTTCTACAAGGGCTTTATTCCAAATTTTGGAAGGCTGGGATCTTGGAATGTGATAATGTTTCTAACTTTAGAGCAG GCTAAGAAATTTGTCAGAAGCTTGGAATCATCTCGAGCTTGA